One window of the Aquila chrysaetos chrysaetos chromosome 8, bAquChr1.4, whole genome shotgun sequence genome contains the following:
- the PAFAH1B2 gene encoding platelet-activating factor acetylhydrolase IB subunit alpha2 isoform X1, producing MESRGEPQPPNRMSQGDANPAAVPHAAEDIQGDDRWMSQHNRFVLDCKDKEPDVLFVGDSMVQLLQQYEIWRELFSPLHALNFGIGGDTTGHVLWRLKNGELENIKPKVIVVWVGTNNHENTAEEVAGGIEAIVRLINSQQPQAKVIVLGLLPRGEKPNPLRQKNAKVNHLLKASLPKLPNVQLLDVDVGFVHSDGTISYHDMFDFLHLTGGGYAKICKPLHELIMQLLEETPEEKRAALA from the exons GAACAGAATGAGCCAGGGGGACGCCAACCCGGCAGCAGTGCCACATGCCGCCGAAGATATTCAGGGAGATGACAGGTGGATGTCACAG CACAATAGGTTTGTCTTGGACTGCAAAGACAAGGAGCCCGATGTGCTCTTCGTGGGTGACTCCATGGTGCAGTTACTACAGCAGTATGAG ATATGGCGAGAGCTCTTCTCACCACTTCATGCACTGAATTTTGGGATTGGCGGAGACACCACGGGACATGTTCTATGGAGACTGAAGAACGGTGAACTGGAGAACATTAAACCGAAG gTCATTGTTGTTTGGGTTGGAACAAATAATcatgaaaacacagcagaagaagtaGCAGGTGGCATCGAGGCGATTGTGCGCCTGATAAACAGCCAGCAGCCACAGGCCAAAGTTATTGTACTG GGCCTGCTACCTCGTGGAGAGAAGCCAAACCCGCTGCGGCAGAAGAATGCCAAGGTGAACCATCTGCTAAAAGCCTCGCTCCCCAAACTGCCCAATGTCCAGCTTCTGGACGTGGACGTCGGCTTCGTGCACTCGGACGGCACCATCTCGTACCACGACATGTTTGATTTCCTGCACCTGACGGGAGGGGGCTATGCAAAGATCTGCAAACCCCTCCATGAACTGATcatgcagctgctggaggagaccCCCGAGGAGAAACGAGCTGCCCTGGCCTGA
- the PAFAH1B2 gene encoding platelet-activating factor acetylhydrolase IB subunit alpha2 isoform X2, translated as MSQGDANPAAVPHAAEDIQGDDRWMSQHNRFVLDCKDKEPDVLFVGDSMVQLLQQYEIWRELFSPLHALNFGIGGDTTGHVLWRLKNGELENIKPKVIVVWVGTNNHENTAEEVAGGIEAIVRLINSQQPQAKVIVLGLLPRGEKPNPLRQKNAKVNHLLKASLPKLPNVQLLDVDVGFVHSDGTISYHDMFDFLHLTGGGYAKICKPLHELIMQLLEETPEEKRAALA; from the exons ATGAGCCAGGGGGACGCCAACCCGGCAGCAGTGCCACATGCCGCCGAAGATATTCAGGGAGATGACAGGTGGATGTCACAG CACAATAGGTTTGTCTTGGACTGCAAAGACAAGGAGCCCGATGTGCTCTTCGTGGGTGACTCCATGGTGCAGTTACTACAGCAGTATGAG ATATGGCGAGAGCTCTTCTCACCACTTCATGCACTGAATTTTGGGATTGGCGGAGACACCACGGGACATGTTCTATGGAGACTGAAGAACGGTGAACTGGAGAACATTAAACCGAAG gTCATTGTTGTTTGGGTTGGAACAAATAATcatgaaaacacagcagaagaagtaGCAGGTGGCATCGAGGCGATTGTGCGCCTGATAAACAGCCAGCAGCCACAGGCCAAAGTTATTGTACTG GGCCTGCTACCTCGTGGAGAGAAGCCAAACCCGCTGCGGCAGAAGAATGCCAAGGTGAACCATCTGCTAAAAGCCTCGCTCCCCAAACTGCCCAATGTCCAGCTTCTGGACGTGGACGTCGGCTTCGTGCACTCGGACGGCACCATCTCGTACCACGACATGTTTGATTTCCTGCACCTGACGGGAGGGGGCTATGCAAAGATCTGCAAACCCCTCCATGAACTGATcatgcagctgctggaggagaccCCCGAGGAGAAACGAGCTGCCCTGGCCTGA